In Candidatus Promineifilum breve, one genomic interval encodes:
- a CDS encoding preprotein translocase subunit SecA, whose translation MDEIEQVQIVGHLARVLQEPYGIDYNDLLEVLRRVRGGQLAEARVFVESLDKDVALVDDIMRRWSELVRYQNIQADDKQVAQFLAEQTFEQHYNARAALIRAVLGDRHDEARQLVETIPGLGPQHITRIQELREQARRDKAEIWRLGGLHVVGSERHESRRIDNQLRGRAARQGDPGSSRFFLSLEDDLMKRFGGERLKGFMTRTNIPEDMPIESGLLDRIIESSQERIEGYNFDMRKNVVEYDDVMNAQRQAVYNERREILMGEDVDLDAKVDAAFDQAIDELIDHYVSDYAGFIRGEVERVVTDFTTDATNTVNVAAVVRRLSPLLPLMAELNREELDRLSPDRLTGKLVALAHEQERQGTNLLQLLQAMGRFLPLVPPVPNLGALATHKSGQMQTRERQRGEYIAMVRTLFDDFLADYADQEDRGAMWTTAETEINHAFSHFSLDGLSVKNMNERQAHFREGVDGVLREMLLQSLSSLDEEQLAEALEGYIDKQQAKWRTFIGEEEYRNYERLLLLQAIDREWRDYLTAMDDLRREIGLQAFGQRDPKIEYKKRSFEMYGDMRRNIDRDIADRFFRDISGHQAFVKQQQQDVAYKVQTQDAGYQTVKREKGKGTELRKDAPDVGRNDPCPCGSGRKFKNCHGRPQVGAGGNGAPVAQQPAGGGKKPQQKKKIRR comes from the coding sequence ATGGACGAGATCGAGCAGGTGCAGATCGTCGGCCATCTGGCGCGGGTGCTCCAGGAGCCGTATGGCATCGACTACAACGACCTGCTGGAAGTGCTGCGCCGGGTGCGCGGCGGCCAGTTGGCCGAGGCCCGCGTCTTCGTCGAGAGTCTGGACAAGGACGTGGCCCTGGTCGATGACATCATGCGCCGCTGGAGCGAACTGGTGCGCTACCAGAACATCCAGGCCGACGACAAGCAGGTGGCCCAATTCCTGGCCGAACAGACCTTCGAGCAGCACTATAACGCCCGCGCCGCGCTCATCCGCGCCGTGCTGGGCGACCGCCACGACGAGGCCCGCCAGCTGGTGGAGACGATCCCCGGCCTCGGCCCGCAGCACATCACCCGCATCCAGGAACTGCGCGAGCAGGCCCGGCGCGACAAGGCAGAGATCTGGCGGCTGGGCGGGCTGCACGTCGTCGGCTCGGAGCGGCACGAATCGCGACGCATCGACAATCAGTTGCGCGGCCGCGCCGCTCGCCAGGGCGACCCCGGCTCGTCGCGCTTCTTCCTGTCGCTCGAGGACGACCTGATGAAACGCTTCGGCGGCGAGCGGCTGAAGGGTTTTATGACCCGCACCAACATCCCCGAGGACATGCCCATCGAGAGCGGCCTGCTGGATCGCATCATCGAAAGCTCGCAGGAGCGCATCGAGGGCTACAACTTCGACATGCGCAAGAACGTGGTCGAATATGACGACGTAATGAACGCCCAGCGCCAGGCCGTCTACAACGAGCGGCGCGAAATCCTCATGGGCGAGGACGTCGATCTCGATGCCAAGGTGGACGCGGCCTTCGACCAGGCCATCGACGAGTTGATCGACCATTACGTCAGCGATTACGCCGGCTTCATTCGCGGCGAGGTCGAGCGCGTGGTCACCGATTTCACCACCGACGCCACCAACACGGTCAACGTGGCCGCCGTCGTGCGCCGCCTCAGCCCGCTGTTGCCGCTGATGGCTGAACTGAACCGCGAGGAACTGGATCGCCTGTCGCCCGACCGGCTGACGGGCAAGCTGGTGGCGCTGGCCCACGAGCAGGAGCGCCAGGGCACGAACCTGCTGCAACTGCTCCAGGCGATGGGCCGCTTCCTGCCGCTGGTGCCGCCCGTGCCCAATCTGGGCGCGCTGGCGACCCACAAAAGCGGCCAGATGCAGACCCGCGAGCGGCAGCGCGGCGAATATATCGCCATGGTGCGCACGCTGTTCGATGACTTCCTGGCTGACTACGCCGATCAGGAAGACCGCGGGGCCATGTGGACGACGGCCGAGACCGAGATCAACCACGCCTTCAGCCACTTCAGCCTCGACGGCCTGTCGGTGAAGAACATGAACGAGCGCCAGGCCCACTTCCGCGAGGGCGTGGACGGCGTGCTGCGCGAGATGCTGCTGCAAAGCCTGTCGTCGCTGGACGAGGAGCAATTGGCCGAGGCGCTGGAAGGCTACATCGACAAGCAACAGGCCAAGTGGCGGACGTTCATCGGCGAGGAAGAGTATCGCAACTACGAGCGGCTGCTGCTGTTGCAGGCCATCGACCGCGAATGGCGCGACTACCTGACGGCCATGGACGACCTGCGGCGGGAGATCGGCCTGCAAGCCTTCGGCCAGCGCGACCCGAAGATCGAGTACAAGAAGCGCTCGTTCGAGATGTACGGCGACATGCGCCGCAACATCGACCGCGACATCGCCGACCGCTTCTTCCGCGACATCTCCGGCCATCAGGCGTTCGTGAAGCAGCAACAGCAGGACGTGGCCTACAAGGTGCAGACCCAGGACGCCGGCTACCAGACCGTGAAGCGCGAGAAGGGCAAGGGCACCGAACTGCGCAAGGACGCGCCCGACGTGGGCCGCAACGACCCCTGCCCCTGCGGCAGCGGCCGGAAGTTCAAGAATTGCCATGGGCGGCCACAGGTTGGCGCGGGCGGCAACGGCGCGCCGGTGGCTCAGCAGCCGGCGGGTGGGGGGAAGAAGCCGCAGCAGAAGAAGAAGATACGGCGTTAA
- a CDS encoding ribose-phosphate diphosphokinase, with protein MYGNIKLYAGSACPELAQRVADYIGIRLSRWEIITFPNENIFIRLNSSVRGQDVYLIQTHNRPVHDNIMEMLIAIDCFKRDSAGRVTVVIPYMSYSQSDKKDQPRVPITARLLADMIEVAGADRWITIDLHAGQIQGFYKIPGDSLTAFHIICNYVRRKNLDATVVTTDLGYAKGGRNYAAALGFSLAFVEKRRVGNEVGREALTLIGSVAGKDVLIVDDLVDTAGSVQQAVEVVRANGARDVYLAFTHAVLSPPALERLAGLDIKEIVTTDTLPLDPDHRLPNMTVLTVAELLGEVIMRSHEGRSVGELFNE; from the coding sequence ATGTACGGTAACATCAAGCTCTATGCCGGGTCGGCCTGTCCGGAACTGGCCCAGCGCGTGGCCGATTACATCGGCATTCGCCTCAGCCGCTGGGAGATTATCACCTTTCCCAACGAGAATATCTTCATCCGCCTCAACAGCAGCGTGCGCGGCCAGGACGTGTATCTCATTCAGACCCACAACCGGCCGGTTCACGACAACATCATGGAGATGCTCATCGCCATCGACTGCTTCAAGCGCGACTCGGCCGGGCGGGTGACGGTGGTCATCCCCTACATGTCCTACTCGCAGAGCGACAAGAAAGACCAGCCGCGCGTGCCCATCACCGCCCGCCTGCTGGCCGACATGATCGAGGTGGCCGGGGCCGACCGCTGGATCACCATCGACCTCCACGCCGGGCAGATTCAGGGCTTCTACAAGATTCCCGGCGACTCGCTGACCGCGTTCCACATCATCTGCAACTACGTCCGGCGCAAGAATCTGGACGCCACCGTGGTGACCACCGACCTGGGGTATGCCAAGGGCGGCCGGAATTACGCCGCCGCGCTGGGCTTTTCCTTGGCCTTCGTCGAGAAGCGGCGGGTGGGCAATGAGGTCGGCCGCGAGGCGTTGACCCTCATCGGCAGCGTGGCCGGCAAGGACGTGCTGATCGTCGATGACCTGGTGGACACGGCCGGGTCGGTGCAGCAGGCGGTCGAGGTCGTGCGGGCCAACGGCGCGCGCGACGTGTATCTGGCCTTCACCCACGCCGTGCTCTCGCCGCCGGCGCTGGAACGGCTGGCCGGGCTGGACATCAAGGAGATCGTCACCACCGACACCCTGCCGCTCGATCCCGACCACCGCCTGCCCAATATGACCGTCCTGACCGTGGCCGAACTGCTGGGCGAGGTCATCATGCGCTCCCACGAGGGGCGCAGCGTGGGCGAGTTGTTTAACGAATAA